Proteins co-encoded in one Amaranthus tricolor cultivar Red isolate AtriRed21 chromosome 7, ASM2621246v1, whole genome shotgun sequence genomic window:
- the LOC130818780 gene encoding pentatricopeptide repeat-containing protein At1g11900: protein MQIGSRTRTIINCRNKGNLSLLLFSLGPFYQSIGFSRNSCLTPVKVKYVGTRVWPLFAILGSFRVVTKSYNCYPETTNDLLNHILYSVENNALSNKEIRVEIERLCKSASVSTIANLRNLLHSRHIFLDYEAYNILLAAASERNDLELSLDIFKDILVSSKGMSSKSYFHLAKAFVNSDDHSKLLNFVREIYQLSHCGVLVLNRMIFAFGECRQIEKALMIFDHMKVIECEPDLVTYNTVLGLLGRAGRVDDMLQEFDSMKNAKISPDIVTYNTLLNNLQKMGRLDLCLVYMREMNENQLTPDLRTYTALIESFGRSGNVEEALGLFSAMKNEQVRPSIYIYRSLINNLKKMGKLEAASLLVNEMNNSLPNLVGPKDFKRKNR, encoded by the exons ATGCAAATTGGTTCAAGAACGAGAACAATTATAAATTGCAGGAATAAAGGAAATCTATCCCTGCTCCTTTTTTCTTTAGGGCCATTTTATCAAAGTATTGGGTTTTCCAGAAATTCATGTCTCACTCCAGTTAAG GTTAAATATGTTGGTACTCGAGTATGGCCGCTCTTTGCTATTCTAGGGAGTTTCAGGGTTGTAACTAAGAGCTATAATTGTTATCCCGAAACGACAAACGATCTCCTGAATCACATTCTTTACTCCGTTGAAAATAATGCTCTCTCCAATAAGGAAATACGTGTTGAAATCGAAAGGTTGTGTAAATCTGCAAGTGTTTCTACAATTGCTAACCTTCGGAATCTTTTACATAGTAGACATATTTTTCTTGATTATGAGGCTTATAATATCCTTTTGGCTGCAGCAAGTGAAAGGAATGACCTTGAACTTTCACTTGATATATTTAAAGATATACTTGTTTCTTCTAAAGGCATGAGTTCAAAATCTTATTTCCATCTTGCTAAGGCTTTTGTGAACTCTGATGATCATTCCAAGTTACTCAACTTTGTTAGAGAAATTTATCAGTTATCGCATTGTGGAGTTCTTGTTTTGAATAGAATGATCTTCGCCTTTGGTGAGTGTAGGCAAATCGAAAAGGCCTTAATGATTTTTGATCATATGAAGGTTATAGAGTGCGAGCCGGATTTGGTCACTTATAATACAGTTCTTGGGTTGTTAGGGCGAGCTGGTCGGGTAGATGACATGCTACAGGAGTTTGATTCCATGAAAAATGCTAAAATAAGTCCAGATATTGTTACCTATAATACCCTCTTAAACAATTTACAAAAAATGGGTAGATTAGATCTTTGTTTAGTGTACATGAGGGAAATGAATGAAAATCAACTCACCCCAGATTTGAGAACTTACACTGCATTGATTGAGAGCTTTGGTCGATCAGGTAATGTCGAGGAAGCTTTAGGACTTTTCAGTGCTATGAAAAACGAGCAAGTACGGCCTTCAATCTATATATACAGGTCACTTATCAACAATTTAAAGAAAATGGGGAAGTTGGAGGCTGCATCTTTGCTTGTGAATGAGATGAATAATTCTCTTCCGAATCTTGTAGGTCCGAAggatttcaaaagaaaaaatagatga